The Cyprinus carpio isolate SPL01 chromosome A19, ASM1834038v1, whole genome shotgun sequence genome has a segment encoding these proteins:
- the atp5if1a gene encoding ATPase inhibitor A, mitochondrial, translated as MARQLLRGALRGYFTSPLRMGSDQLGELGRGAGKGGGAGGSVREAGGAFGKKEAAEEERYFKQKEKEQLAALKKHHEEEIDHHKKEIERLQREIDRHKGKIRKLKHDD; from the exons ATGGCTCGACAGCTGCTCAGAGGAGCTTTGAGAGGATATTTCACCTCTCCGCTCCGGATGGGATCCGATCAG ctgggTGAGCTGGGGAGAGGAGCAGGGAAAGGTGGAGGAGCGGGCGGCTCGGTGAGGGAGGCCGGAGGAGCCTTCGGGAAGAAGGAGGCCGCGGAGGAGGAGCGCTACTTCAA GCAGAAGGAGAAGGAGCAGCTGGCGGCTCTGAAGAAGCATCACGAAGAAGAGATCGATCATCATAAGAAGGAGATCGAGCGTCTGCAGAGAGAGATCGACAGACACAAGGGCAAGATCCGGAAACTCAAACACGACGACTGA